Proteins co-encoded in one Vibrio sp. SNU_ST1 genomic window:
- the glgB gene encoding 1,4-alpha-glucan branching protein GlgB, giving the protein MELSSISKQKQIYTQLSQACFTDPFAFLGPYLPSEQGSLRVWIPGADKVELIVGKEPRIKLAREGESGFILKQERDLRFTHYKLAVDWNGVEQIIDDPYQYHDLYASYEDLHTPKDMYHHMGAQFITLERDGQTISGTRFLVYAPHATAASLVGNFNAWDGRRHPMQRLDYGMWGLFIPDLEEGAQYKFELKGPDGEGLPHKADPWGFYSEQYPSFSSVTYDHARYEWQDSQWQNRPVTQKRKEALSFYELHAGSWKRNAEGEFLNYRELAAELIPYLTDLGYTHVELMPVSEHPFYGSWGYQPIGLFAPTSRFGSPDDFKFFVDQCHQAGLGVVLDWVPAHFPSDDHGLANFDGTPLFHDPDPRRGWHQDWNSYIYDLGKEHVRRFLVANALYWFEQFHIDGIRVDAVASMLYLDYSRSHDQWIPNVDGGNENYDAIATLKWMNEEVYKHFPNAMTIAEESTAFPGVSAPTFMGGLGFGFKWNMGWMHDSLSYIQEDPINRKYHHDTITFPLVYAHSENYVLSLSHDEVVYGKGSIHNKMPGDEWQQTANLRAYMGYMYAQPGKKLNFMGAEFGQTAEWNHDDQLQWFLLEYERHQGVQRLTKDLNNLYRSEAAMHDLDFDPKGFEWRLQDSAEASILAHERISESGERVLVVSNFTPVPHERFRLGVPAQGQYSLLLNTDSADYAGSGFEVKQVAEVESVASEGLDTSIELRLPPLSTVFYKLNQ; this is encoded by the coding sequence TTGGAACTAAGTTCGATTTCAAAGCAAAAACAAATATATACCCAACTATCACAGGCTTGCTTCACAGACCCATTTGCGTTTTTAGGGCCATACTTACCTTCTGAACAAGGTTCATTACGAGTGTGGATTCCTGGGGCAGATAAAGTCGAGTTGATTGTTGGAAAGGAACCTCGTATTAAGTTAGCGCGAGAGGGTGAAAGTGGTTTCATTCTTAAGCAAGAAAGAGACTTACGTTTTACTCACTACAAGCTTGCGGTTGATTGGAATGGAGTAGAGCAGATCATCGATGATCCATACCAATACCATGATCTGTACGCGAGTTATGAGGATCTTCATACACCTAAAGATATGTATCATCACATGGGGGCTCAGTTTATTACGCTAGAGCGTGATGGACAGACGATTTCAGGCACGCGTTTCTTGGTGTACGCACCGCATGCAACAGCGGCTAGCTTGGTGGGTAACTTCAACGCTTGGGATGGTCGTCGCCACCCAATGCAGCGTCTAGATTATGGTATGTGGGGCTTATTCATTCCCGATCTGGAAGAAGGCGCACAATACAAATTTGAATTAAAAGGACCTGATGGCGAAGGCTTGCCACATAAAGCTGACCCATGGGGTTTCTACTCTGAGCAATACCCATCATTTTCATCTGTGACTTACGATCACGCTCGTTACGAGTGGCAAGATTCTCAATGGCAGAATCGCCCGGTCACGCAAAAGCGCAAAGAAGCCCTTTCATTCTATGAATTGCATGCCGGTTCTTGGAAACGCAATGCTGAAGGTGAATTCCTAAACTACCGTGAGCTAGCGGCAGAGCTAATCCCATATCTCACGGACCTGGGTTACACACACGTAGAGTTGATGCCGGTTTCAGAGCATCCGTTTTACGGTTCTTGGGGTTATCAGCCAATAGGCTTGTTTGCGCCAACAAGTCGTTTTGGCTCTCCAGATGATTTCAAATTCTTCGTCGACCAATGTCACCAAGCCGGTTTAGGTGTTGTTCTGGACTGGGTTCCTGCACACTTTCCAAGTGATGATCACGGCTTAGCTAACTTTGATGGAACGCCTTTGTTCCATGATCCAGATCCACGCCGTGGTTGGCACCAAGATTGGAACTCGTACATTTACGATTTAGGCAAAGAGCATGTTCGCCGTTTCTTGGTAGCAAACGCTCTGTACTGGTTCGAACAATTCCATATCGACGGCATTCGTGTTGATGCGGTTGCTTCGATGTTGTACCTCGATTACTCGCGTAGCCATGATCAATGGATTCCAAATGTTGATGGCGGCAATGAGAATTACGACGCAATCGCGACATTGAAATGGATGAACGAAGAGGTGTACAAACACTTCCCTAACGCGATGACAATTGCTGAAGAATCGACGGCTTTCCCGGGTGTTTCAGCGCCAACCTTTATGGGGGGGTTAGGCTTCGGTTTTAAGTGGAACATGGGTTGGATGCACGATAGCTTGTCTTATATTCAAGAAGATCCAATTAACCGTAAATATCACCACGATACGATTACCTTCCCCTTGGTTTATGCTCACAGCGAAAACTACGTATTGTCTTTGTCTCACGATGAGGTGGTTTACGGTAAAGGCTCTATCCATAACAAGATGCCGGGTGATGAGTGGCAGCAAACGGCTAACCTACGCGCTTACATGGGTTACATGTATGCACAACCGGGTAAAAAGCTGAACTTCATGGGCGCTGAATTCGGTCAAACGGCTGAATGGAACCATGATGATCAACTGCAGTGGTTCTTGTTGGAATATGAACGCCACCAAGGTGTTCAACGCTTAACGAAAGATTTGAACAATCTATACCGCTCTGAGGCAGCAATGCACGATCTTGATTTCGACCCGAAAGGTTTTGAATGGCGTCTACAAGATTCTGCTGAAGCAAGTATTTTAGCTCATGAACGTATTAGTGAGTCGGGTGAACGAGTATTGGTTGTTTCTAACTTTACGCCCGTTCCTCATGAGCGTTTCCGTTTAGGTGTTCCAGCCCAAGGCCAGTACTCGCTATTGCTGAATACTGACTCGGCTGATTACGCAGGCAGCGGTTTTGAAGTGAAGCAGGTTGCTGAGGTTGAATCAGTAGCAAGCGAAGGTTTAGACACGTCGATTGAGCTGCGTTTGCCACCACTTTCAACAGTGTTTTACAAATTAAATCAATAA
- a CDS encoding energy-coupling factor transporter transmembrane protein EcfT, giving the protein MNASKVKFGINYIDTKSPLHALNGITKFVLFLAWVTVVLTTFDLRLITLLIVTGLFLLKLTNVPVRVYKPLLLGTVSVLSLNALFMYLLAPQQGTELIGSETLLLTLPGNYSLSQETLFYLVTVTLKYMSMFPIALIFVFTTHPTEFAASLNRIGVPYKIAYAVSLTLRYLPEVKKDFINIMHAQQARGVELSKKAPLLTRIKNVAKVLGPLIFSSLDRADEISNAMTLRGFGRHKSRTWYSYAPLKRIDYVWLMVIAFIVVLAIVKRILEPQLFWYPF; this is encoded by the coding sequence ATGAATGCATCAAAAGTAAAATTCGGTATCAATTACATTGATACAAAATCGCCGCTACACGCACTGAACGGCATCACTAAATTTGTACTGTTTCTCGCTTGGGTCACTGTGGTTTTGACTACGTTCGACCTGAGATTGATTACGCTGCTTATTGTGACTGGTTTATTCCTGCTAAAGCTTACCAATGTGCCTGTGCGCGTTTATAAGCCTTTGTTATTGGGAACGGTGAGCGTATTAAGCCTAAATGCTTTGTTCATGTATCTGCTTGCTCCACAGCAAGGTACAGAGCTCATTGGTAGCGAGACTCTATTACTGACACTGCCGGGTAACTACTCGTTGAGCCAAGAGACTCTGTTTTACTTAGTTACTGTCACGCTCAAATACATGAGCATGTTCCCGATAGCCTTAATTTTCGTCTTTACCACGCACCCGACCGAGTTTGCAGCGAGCCTCAACCGTATTGGCGTTCCATACAAAATCGCCTATGCGGTCAGCTTAACACTGCGTTATTTACCTGAAGTTAAAAAAGACTTCATCAATATCATGCACGCGCAACAGGCTCGTGGCGTTGAACTATCTAAGAAAGCACCTTTACTCACTCGCATCAAAAACGTTGCTAAGGTTCTAGGTCCGCTCATTTTTTCTAGCTTGGACCGTGCAGACGAGATTTCAAACGCAATGACGTTACGAGGTTTTGGCAGACATAAGTCACGAACTTGGTATAGCTATGCGCCTTTGAAACGTATCGATTATGTTTGGCTAATGGTTATCGCCTTTATCGTTGTGTTAGCGATCGTAAAACGTATTTTAGAACCACAATTATTCTGGTATCCATTTTAG
- a CDS encoding ABC transporter ATP-binding protein, translated as MTIAFSNFSFRYESLDKPTLKNINLRIEKGEKIVIIGPSGSGKSTLGQCLNGLIPHAIKGEVSGSLEINGKNVSEFSMHDYTEQVGTVLQDTDSQFVGLSIGEDIAFALENQLMSNIDMYPLVKSTAKMVDLADMLDRSPHDLSGGQKQRVSLAGILVDDVDILLFDEPLASLDPKTGKATIEIIDQLHKETNKTIVIIEHRLEDVLHRDIDRVILMERGEIVADMTPDDILASKLLETHGIREPLYLSALKAAKAPLTNEDKLSNLKALDYKRFRPAVQAWFAERPAPVAEKQYQPLLEVHGLTYSYDGEKNALEDVSFKIGKGEFVSILGKNGSGKSTITKLIMGVIDADSGSSYLNGQDLSELSIFERSQKVGVVMQNPNHMISHHMIFDEIAFGLRNRGIAEQLITEKVENVLELCGLSKFRHWPIEALSYGQKKRVTIASILVLEPELLILDEPTAGQDYRNYTSMLAFIQKLNRDLGITVVIISHDMHLVLEYTTRSIVIADSKLIANAAMTEVFSQPSLLERANLCTTSIYELATMMKIDDTNAFMQYFIDDERSSL; from the coding sequence ATGACTATAGCATTTTCGAACTTCTCTTTTAGATATGAGTCGCTGGATAAACCGACGCTAAAAAATATCAATCTAAGGATAGAGAAAGGAGAGAAAATCGTCATTATTGGACCAAGTGGTAGTGGTAAATCTACGCTAGGTCAGTGTCTCAATGGTCTGATACCTCATGCAATTAAAGGTGAGGTATCAGGTTCTTTAGAGATCAACGGCAAGAATGTCTCTGAGTTTTCAATGCACGACTATACCGAGCAAGTAGGCACAGTATTACAAGATACTGACAGCCAATTTGTGGGGTTAAGTATCGGTGAAGATATCGCGTTCGCATTAGAAAACCAGTTGATGTCGAACATTGATATGTACCCGTTAGTTAAATCGACTGCAAAAATGGTCGACCTAGCGGATATGCTTGATCGCTCTCCTCATGACCTTTCAGGTGGTCAAAAACAACGAGTATCGTTAGCAGGTATTTTAGTCGATGATGTCGATATCTTGCTGTTCGATGAGCCTCTAGCAAGCCTTGACCCTAAAACGGGCAAAGCAACAATTGAGATCATCGACCAACTTCATAAAGAAACCAACAAGACTATCGTGATTATCGAGCATCGCCTTGAGGATGTTCTACATCGCGATATCGATCGTGTGATCTTAATGGAGCGCGGGGAAATTGTCGCAGATATGACTCCGGATGACATCTTAGCGTCCAAGTTACTTGAGACGCACGGTATTCGTGAACCTCTTTATCTATCAGCGCTTAAAGCAGCAAAAGCCCCCCTGACTAACGAAGATAAACTTTCAAACCTCAAAGCTTTGGATTACAAAAGATTCCGTCCAGCAGTTCAAGCTTGGTTTGCTGAGCGCCCGGCACCGGTAGCAGAGAAACAGTACCAGCCTTTGCTCGAAGTTCATGGCTTAACTTATTCTTATGACGGCGAAAAAAATGCACTCGAAGATGTGAGTTTCAAAATTGGTAAGGGTGAGTTTGTCTCGATTTTGGGCAAGAACGGTTCAGGAAAATCCACTATCACCAAACTCATCATGGGTGTGATAGATGCTGATTCAGGTTCTTCCTATCTAAATGGTCAAGACTTATCTGAACTTTCCATCTTTGAAAGAAGCCAGAAAGTCGGTGTGGTGATGCAGAACCCGAATCATATGATCTCACATCATATGATTTTTGATGAGATTGCTTTTGGTCTTCGTAACCGCGGTATTGCAGAACAGCTGATCACAGAAAAAGTAGAGAACGTTCTTGAGCTTTGTGGGTTAAGTAAGTTCCGCCACTGGCCCATTGAAGCTCTGAGCTATGGTCAGAAAAAGCGTGTAACGATCGCTTCTATCTTAGTGTTGGAACCTGAACTCCTCATCTTAGATGAGCCAACAGCAGGCCAAGACTACCGTAACTACACATCGATGCTGGCATTCATCCAAAAGCTTAACCGAGATTTGGGTATTACTGTTGTGATCATCTCACACGACATGCACTTGGTTCTAGAATACACCACACGTTCGATCGTAATCGCAGACAGTAAGTTGATTGCTAATGCAGCCATGACGGAAGTGTTTAGTCAGCCATCGCTTTTAGAACGTGCGAACCTTTGTACCACCAGCATTTATGAACTTGCGACCATGATGAAAATCGACGATACCAACGCGTTTATGCAGTACTTCATCGACGACGAGAGAAGCTCGCTATGA
- a CDS encoding ECF-type riboflavin transporter substrate-binding protein, translated as MNFSAKTVVVIAIGAALYGIGGLPMFGVPVFANTTLKPAMAVLALFSVLFGPVVGFLVGFIGHWVTDLFAGWGVWLTWVLGSGIVGMVIGLFPMMTKNRLQQGELPMKDFALFVVLALAGNVVGYGSSAFLDTILYAEPFTKVFTQLSIIAAGNTILIAVVGFLILKSVAKRNKQSRNLTEA; from the coding sequence ATGAACTTTTCAGCTAAAACAGTCGTCGTTATTGCTATTGGCGCGGCACTGTACGGCATTGGTGGTTTACCTATGTTTGGTGTCCCAGTGTTTGCTAACACGACATTGAAACCAGCAATGGCAGTCCTAGCACTGTTTTCTGTTTTGTTTGGCCCTGTTGTTGGCTTCTTGGTTGGCTTTATCGGTCACTGGGTAACGGATTTGTTCGCAGGTTGGGGGGTATGGTTAACTTGGGTATTGGGCTCAGGTATTGTCGGTATGGTTATCGGCTTATTCCCAATGATGACTAAGAACCGCCTTCAACAAGGCGAACTGCCAATGAAAGATTTTGCACTGTTTGTGGTACTTGCCCTTGCGGGTAACGTTGTGGGTTATGGTAGCTCTGCGTTCCTAGACACCATCCTATACGCAGAACCGTTTACTAAAGTCTTCACTCAACTGTCTATCATCGCTGCGGGCAACACTATTCTTATCGCAGTGGTAGGCTTCCTGATCCTAAAATCAGTCGCTAAACGTAACAAACAAAGCCGTAACCTGACCGAGGCATAA
- a CDS encoding HlyD family secretion protein translates to MDLLLIMTYAALCITIFKVFKIPLNKWTVPTAVLGGVVLIGTLILLMNYNHPFTQIGNQVYSTTPIVSGVRGKVIEVPVEANKPLKQGDILFKIDPIPFEAEVAKLQAKVKEASQGALGLESQVGEAEAAKIKAIAERDKAQREFSRYKRGFESGAFTEQQLDTRRQAYKGAEAAVKVAEANQQQAQIALNSEIGGENTAVAGLLADLRKAEFNLDQTVVRAPTDGYVTQLALRPGVMAVPLPLAPVMTFVHTEAQFYTAAFRQNSLQRLQPGYEAEFLFRALPGKVFKGRIDEVIPAIGESQFQARGTLLGTDALRTSGRVFVKLTITDDLSEYHLPMGTAVEVAVYSDSFTHVSIMRKVLIRMKSWQNYLYLDH, encoded by the coding sequence ATGGATTTACTGCTGATAATGACCTACGCGGCGCTTTGTATTACGATTTTCAAAGTATTCAAAATCCCACTAAACAAATGGACTGTCCCCACTGCCGTACTGGGTGGTGTTGTCCTCATCGGTACTTTGATTCTATTGATGAACTACAACCACCCTTTCACACAAATCGGTAATCAAGTTTACTCAACAACACCGATTGTTTCAGGAGTTCGAGGCAAAGTCATCGAGGTTCCGGTTGAAGCAAATAAGCCTCTCAAGCAAGGGGATATCCTTTTCAAAATAGACCCGATTCCTTTTGAAGCTGAAGTTGCTAAGCTGCAAGCCAAAGTAAAAGAAGCGAGTCAAGGTGCCTTAGGTCTAGAGTCGCAAGTTGGAGAAGCAGAAGCAGCCAAAATCAAAGCAATTGCCGAAAGAGATAAAGCTCAACGCGAATTTTCTCGTTACAAGCGTGGTTTTGAGAGTGGCGCATTCACTGAACAACAATTAGATACTCGCAGACAAGCTTATAAGGGTGCCGAAGCCGCAGTAAAAGTAGCCGAAGCAAACCAACAACAAGCTCAGATCGCACTTAACTCTGAGATTGGCGGTGAGAATACAGCGGTTGCAGGCTTACTTGCTGATTTACGTAAAGCTGAATTCAATCTTGACCAAACGGTGGTAAGAGCACCAACCGATGGCTACGTAACCCAACTAGCACTTCGTCCTGGTGTAATGGCTGTACCACTACCATTAGCGCCGGTGATGACCTTTGTTCACACTGAGGCGCAATTCTATACCGCAGCCTTTAGACAAAACTCACTACAACGCCTGCAACCTGGCTACGAAGCTGAGTTTCTATTTAGAGCACTACCAGGAAAAGTGTTTAAAGGACGCATTGATGAAGTGATCCCAGCCATTGGTGAAAGCCAGTTTCAAGCTCGAGGCACACTTCTAGGTACTGACGCACTACGTACTAGCGGCCGTGTATTTGTTAAGCTGACCATCACTGATGATCTGTCTGAGTACCATTTGCCTATGGGTACTGCCGTGGAAGTGGCCGTTTATTCTGACAGCTTCACTCACGTATCTATCATGCGTAAAGTGCTTATTCGCATGAAGAGTTGGCAAAACTACCTATATCTAGACCACTAA
- a CDS encoding DUF3302 domain-containing protein, protein MFLDYFALGLLIFVALVIFYGIIVIHDIPYEIAKERNHPHQDAIHVSGWVSLFTLHTIWPFLWIWATLWRKDRGWGFAKLEEEQHDIHHRVDTLIDQVSALQDEIAQLKKMDTEQNSTEKETINVQDQEAK, encoded by the coding sequence ATGTTTTTAGACTACTTTGCACTCGGTCTACTGATTTTCGTAGCATTAGTTATCTTTTACGGCATCATCGTTATTCACGATATTCCCTATGAAATTGCGAAAGAACGCAATCACCCTCATCAAGACGCTATTCATGTCTCAGGCTGGGTTAGCCTATTCACCTTACACACTATTTGGCCGTTCCTTTGGATTTGGGCTACGTTGTGGCGCAAAGATCGTGGCTGGGGCTTCGCTAAGCTTGAAGAAGAACAACACGACATTCATCATCGTGTCGACACTCTCATCGACCAAGTGAGTGCACTTCAGGACGAAATTGCACAACTAAAGAAAATGGATACTGAGCAAAACAGCACAGAGAAAGAGACAATCAACGTTCAAGATCAGGAGGCTAAGTAA
- a CDS encoding DMT family transporter, with translation MYIGELAAIGAAMVWACATWIYGQFGHRFSAMQLNIVKGVVASGMMLLVMPLIPMPEFELSTNHFLILAISGVIGIAIGDSAYFAALKRIGANKTLLLESLAPPLSGVLALMFLGAALTLQSWLGVVITTLAVTFVVFQPSKSANGNNISNDKAQWVGIGYGLMASICQASGVVISHYALVAGDIPPLLGALIRLTIGVFTVMLIIPFVEKKPYSSIKRDLWAMTKLDKLWLLGAIFVGTFLALWLQQVALKNANPAIAQTLIATSPVFILVIYAIRGEKVSKQSIIGTLAALGGISLFFYQ, from the coding sequence ATGTATATAGGTGAATTAGCGGCCATTGGCGCTGCGATGGTGTGGGCGTGTGCGACATGGATCTATGGGCAATTTGGACATCGCTTCTCTGCGATGCAATTGAACATTGTTAAGGGTGTGGTGGCGTCAGGGATGATGTTACTGGTAATGCCTCTTATCCCGATGCCGGAGTTTGAACTGAGTACTAACCATTTTCTGATATTGGCAATTTCAGGTGTGATTGGCATTGCGATTGGAGATAGCGCCTATTTTGCGGCATTAAAAAGAATTGGTGCCAATAAGACCTTGTTGCTGGAATCTCTGGCTCCACCTCTTTCTGGTGTTTTGGCATTAATGTTTCTTGGCGCGGCACTCACATTGCAAAGTTGGCTTGGTGTTGTGATAACAACATTAGCGGTGACCTTTGTGGTCTTTCAGCCGTCGAAATCAGCGAACGGTAATAATATTTCTAATGACAAAGCACAGTGGGTTGGCATTGGATATGGGCTTATGGCAAGTATTTGTCAGGCGTCGGGTGTGGTGATTTCCCACTACGCATTGGTGGCGGGTGACATTCCACCATTGTTAGGTGCATTGATTCGCCTGACGATTGGCGTGTTTACCGTAATGCTGATTATCCCTTTCGTTGAAAAGAAGCCGTACTCGTCGATAAAAAGAGATTTATGGGCAATGACCAAGCTCGATAAACTTTGGTTATTAGGGGCAATCTTTGTCGGGACGTTTCTCGCTCTATGGCTTCAGCAAGTGGCGTTGAAAAATGCTAACCCTGCGATTGCTCAAACATTGATAGCGACCAGCCCGGTCTTTATTTTGGTGATTTATGCGATTAGAGGAGAGAAGGTGTCAAAACAAAGTATCATCGGGACCCTGGCCGCATTAGGTGGAATCTCTTTGTTCTTTTATCAATAA
- a CDS encoding GGDEF domain-containing protein, translating to METLLSKITDAGLDPSSVSGEEAIIFWNHIRQHVSTTQTEQAHCYIISSEYRAELQQNQTSIDELKLALDLLHLPTDIEDILTVKTSLSNRLVEIGDYTSALNEFVSSSTIAVEYGHIDEYVMAILGMGNLCDAYGDHSRALRYYQKINSIDHAISSRSLRLKFKLYMVASLLLLNRITAASDLLNECEELSILVSDKLLTAQILLYQAKVLRAKKKHHEALRCLSKIQYPANNTQASWLATMTRLELAHCLSATGKQDYASMILSSTHKRVKPDSSPVLAKRFYDSLSDVCMNQGRFQEALSYEKKGYRIETDLMKQIPISELGASQLRRLSRFELQLKLILSEQENKELKETTEQHKNTVAQLQQDVFTDPLTGLHNRRWLDVKLKDLLLHETPFALMVIDIDHFKSINDELSHLVGDKAIVSVSQELRSYFKFRGASCVRFGGEEFLVILENTDLAKAEMHSENYRERIFQFGWHEILGERGLTVSIGITLHREGENTQRTFYRADKALYRAKANGRNQVCTE from the coding sequence ATGGAAACCCTATTAAGCAAGATTACAGATGCAGGTCTAGATCCTTCATCGGTATCGGGTGAAGAGGCGATCATATTCTGGAATCATATTCGCCAACACGTTTCGACGACACAAACAGAACAAGCACACTGTTACATCATCAGCTCTGAGTACCGCGCCGAGTTACAACAAAATCAAACTAGTATTGATGAGTTGAAACTGGCACTCGACCTACTCCACCTTCCTACAGATATAGAAGATATTCTTACTGTAAAGACCAGCTTAAGTAATCGCTTGGTTGAAATTGGTGATTACACGTCGGCACTGAATGAGTTCGTTAGCTCATCAACAATCGCCGTTGAGTACGGACATATCGATGAATATGTAATGGCTATCTTAGGTATGGGGAACCTGTGTGACGCTTACGGAGATCACAGCAGAGCTCTTCGCTACTACCAAAAGATCAACAGCATCGATCACGCAATAAGCAGTCGATCACTTCGTCTCAAATTCAAGCTTTATATGGTAGCAAGTTTACTACTGCTCAACCGAATAACGGCGGCCAGCGACTTACTGAACGAATGCGAAGAACTGAGCATTTTAGTGAGTGATAAGCTACTCACAGCTCAGATATTGTTGTATCAAGCAAAAGTGCTCCGTGCTAAGAAAAAGCACCATGAAGCGCTACGTTGTCTGTCAAAAATTCAATATCCAGCCAACAACACTCAAGCAAGTTGGCTCGCGACCATGACTCGTCTAGAGTTAGCACACTGCCTGAGTGCGACCGGAAAACAAGACTATGCAAGTATGATCTTGTCGAGCACTCACAAGCGTGTGAAGCCCGACTCATCACCAGTGCTTGCGAAGCGTTTCTACGATTCTCTAAGTGATGTGTGTATGAATCAAGGGCGTTTTCAAGAAGCGCTGAGCTATGAAAAGAAAGGCTACCGAATTGAAACTGATCTGATGAAGCAGATCCCAATCAGTGAACTCGGAGCAAGCCAACTACGCCGCCTGTCTCGTTTTGAATTACAACTTAAACTGATTCTCTCCGAACAAGAGAACAAAGAGCTTAAAGAGACAACAGAGCAGCATAAAAATACAGTTGCTCAACTACAACAAGATGTTTTCACCGATCCACTGACCGGGTTACACAACCGTCGCTGGTTAGATGTGAAACTGAAAGATCTACTGCTACACGAAACGCCTTTCGCATTAATGGTTATCGATATCGACCACTTTAAGTCAATCAATGATGAACTGAGCCACTTAGTGGGTGATAAAGCGATCGTCAGCGTTTCTCAAGAACTGCGTTCATACTTTAAGTTTAGAGGCGCGTCATGTGTCAGATTTGGCGGAGAAGAGTTCCTCGTCATCCTTGAGAATACTGACCTTGCGAAAGCAGAAATGCACTCTGAAAATTATCGAGAGCGTATCTTCCAATTTGGGTGGCATGAAATACTCGGCGAGCGCGGTTTAACCGTTAGTATCGGTATCACTTTGCATCGCGAGGGAGAAAATACTCAGCGTACCTTCTATCGTGCAGACAAAGCCCTATACAGAGCTAAAGCCAACGGACGTAATCAAGTGTGTACAGAGTAG
- a CDS encoding transposase, with the protein MSNDKLPKDADGLQLNFCKTLACDNFGLSDAKRYVLQHANPKRPAMVCRECGAFPPLLNNREVLSELHRLRQLHSDGLPACRNDDCDNFGLSVHTHKHLYHAFGYSGDRQRYRCKDCQSTFVDKWSGSNKKLQFQENLMGLLFMGYSVREICRKLEINPKTFYDHVDHIASRCRRKLAMIDARWVNHAKDYEFASHYQRLQPKSNNGVVWIATGEAHSGYILCQHVNYSQNEEPSGSADHNPYDDVARFVSKEHSSEANLELPQPSDKLKERIEQQYQVILARGNVEDPMGNLTTFSYPSKGALIRPPYTSYAHFLHVLDMCDENKHVTIYMPQDPLLRSAALSVCLPRIQSQNVDLMYVEEDSGWQDDQNFEKIDIVHMSWWRDRWAIASQGDSQKGICYLTGNNPEPKQWLNTASIQQTKFYQQRFQLLFDSFINEPRRKLRPGGILPLLDIFRSWHNLCYQDKQGLTAAQRLGVTEQPLTLKQLLS; encoded by the coding sequence GTGTCTAACGACAAGCTGCCAAAAGATGCGGATGGTTTGCAACTCAACTTTTGTAAAACATTGGCGTGTGACAACTTTGGCTTGAGCGATGCAAAACGGTATGTTTTGCAACACGCAAACCCTAAGCGTCCAGCGATGGTTTGTCGTGAATGTGGAGCTTTCCCCCCCTTACTTAACAATCGTGAAGTGTTAAGCGAACTTCATCGCCTAAGACAACTTCACAGCGACGGGCTCCCTGCTTGTCGTAATGATGATTGCGATAACTTTGGCTTATCGGTTCATACCCACAAACATCTTTATCATGCCTTCGGCTACAGTGGCGATAGGCAGCGTTACAGATGCAAAGACTGCCAATCAACCTTCGTTGATAAGTGGTCGGGATCCAACAAAAAACTTCAGTTTCAAGAGAACCTCATGGGCTTATTGTTCATGGGTTATTCGGTACGTGAAATTTGTAGAAAGTTAGAGATCAATCCAAAGACTTTCTATGATCATGTTGACCATATCGCCAGTCGCTGTCGTCGTAAGTTAGCGATGATCGATGCTCGTTGGGTCAACCATGCTAAAGATTACGAATTCGCTTCTCACTATCAACGCCTACAACCGAAAAGCAACAATGGTGTAGTTTGGATAGCGACCGGCGAGGCACACTCTGGCTATATCCTTTGCCAACACGTCAATTATTCTCAAAATGAAGAGCCATCTGGAAGTGCTGATCACAATCCTTACGATGACGTTGCACGCTTTGTGTCCAAAGAGCACTCTTCAGAGGCTAACCTCGAACTACCTCAACCGTCTGACAAACTGAAAGAGCGCATTGAGCAGCAATATCAAGTAATTCTTGCGAGAGGCAATGTAGAGGACCCTATGGGGAACCTTACGACATTCAGTTACCCTTCGAAGGGCGCGCTGATTCGACCGCCTTATACTTCCTATGCTCACTTCCTACACGTACTTGATATGTGTGATGAGAACAAGCATGTCACGATCTATATGCCACAAGACCCATTACTAAGATCTGCCGCTCTAAGCGTTTGCTTGCCGCGTATTCAGAGTCAAAATGTTGACCTTATGTATGTAGAGGAAGACTCCGGTTGGCAAGATGACCAAAATTTTGAAAAGATCGACATCGTTCATATGAGTTGGTGGCGCGATCGTTGGGCTATCGCGAGTCAAGGGGACAGCCAAAAAGGTATCTGCTACCTAACAGGTAATAATCCAGAACCAAAACAGTGGCTTAATACAGCCTCAATTCAGCAAACAAAGTTCTATCAACAACGTTTCCAGTTGTTATTTGATAGCTTCATCAATGAGCCCAGACGTAAACTTCGTCCTGGGGGCATTCTTCCATTACTCGACATATTTAGATCTTGGCACAATCTGTGCTACCAAGATAAGCAAGGGTTGACGGCAGCACAACGCTTAGGTGTGACAGAGCAGCCACTAACCCTTAAGCAATTGCTTTCATAG